A window of the Mannheimia granulomatis genome harbors these coding sequences:
- a CDS encoding AEC family transporter — MDIAILLADKIIQLSLMVLLGYLSVKTKLLTSEQSYPISIIGLYIISPAMLITAFQVDYTTEILNGLYLAFVMAFVLSGILIFLGWLLKQLFKLDNIEQATSIYSNSGNLIIPIVASVFGNEWVIYSIAFIVVQNILFWSHLRLLICGKGSVPFKKMIFNINIIAIVVGITLFLLHVKLPTTIAATLSTLGHMLGPLSMLVAGMLIASIPFKEIITDKRIYLVAFLRLILIPLILLGVIKLCGFSNWVENGITIAMISFLATTSPSAATATQMAVAYGQNAKKASAIYGVTTVLCVVTMPLIIWLYQQI, encoded by the coding sequence ATGGACATCGCAATTTTACTTGCCGATAAAATCATACAACTAAGCTTGATGGTGTTATTAGGCTATTTAAGTGTAAAAACAAAATTATTGACCTCTGAGCAAAGCTATCCGATCTCAATTATAGGCTTATATATTATTAGTCCTGCAATGCTGATTACTGCCTTTCAGGTAGATTATACAACCGAAATTCTTAATGGCTTATATCTGGCTTTTGTAATGGCATTTGTATTAAGCGGGATATTGATTTTTCTTGGTTGGCTGCTTAAGCAGCTATTTAAGCTGGATAATATTGAACAAGCAACTTCTATTTATTCTAATTCCGGTAACTTAATTATCCCGATTGTTGCTTCTGTATTTGGAAATGAATGGGTAATTTATTCTATCGCTTTTATTGTAGTACAAAATATCTTATTTTGGTCGCATTTACGTTTACTGATTTGTGGTAAAGGCAGTGTACCGTTCAAAAAGATGATCTTTAATATCAATATTATTGCGATTGTGGTGGGCATTACCCTATTTTTACTGCATGTCAAATTGCCTACAACTATTGCTGCTACCTTATCAACTTTAGGCCATATGCTTGGGCCTCTATCAATGTTGGTTGCAGGTATGCTCATTGCCTCTATTCCTTTTAAAGAGATTATTACAGATAAACGAATTTATTTAGTAGCCTTCCTACGTTTGATTTTGATCCCTTTAATTTTATTAGGTGTGATTAAATTATGCGGATTTTCCAACTGGGTTGAAAATGGCATCACTATTGCGATGATTAGTTTTTTAGCCACCACCAGTCCTTCTGCAGCAACTGCAACCCAAATGGCTGTGGCTTATGGTCAAAATGCGAAAAAAGCCAGTGCTATTTATGGGGTAACAACGGTACTCTGTGTTGTGACTATGCCATTGATTATTTGGCTTTATCAACAGATATAA
- the fdnG gene encoding formate dehydrogenase-N subunit alpha: MQISRRKFFKVCAGGMAGTSAAMLGFAPATALAAPREYKLLRAKETRQTCTYCAVGCGMIMYSLGGEAMNSKGKLFHIEGDSDHPVSRGALCPKGAGALDYVNSDRRVHYPEVREPGSKEWKRISWHEAVERIARHIKNDRDDNFIEKNTEGTPVNQWLTAGFLAGSACSNETGIITQKWIRSLGMVFTDNQASIUHGPTVASLAPTFGRGAMTNHWVDIKNADLVIVMGGNAAEAHPVGFRWAIEAKKQNGAKLMVVDPRFNRSAAVADIYMPLRPGTDIAFLLGAVNYLLKNDKIQHEYVKHYTNATFLVHEGFKFEDGLFTGYDEATRTYKDRSTWAYQMDEEGNPKRDMTLQDPRCVLNMLREHVSRYTPEMVERITGTSQKDFLIFCEEIAKTSAPDKAATFLYALGWTQHTVGAQNIRSMAIIQLLCGNIGVAGGGVNALRGHSNVQGITDLGLFPARLPAYLPLPSESDVSLEAFLARITPKTMGAGQTNYWQNTPKFFISMMKSFYGDKATPENEFGFHYLPKLQKGGIDHFRFIEQMYEGKINGYFCQGMNPIASYPNSQKIIKALSNLKYLVIFDPLVTDTSEFWKNHGEFNNVNSEEIQTEVFRLPTTCFAEEEGSIANSGRWLQWHWKASDAPGEAKPDIDILSEIRAELIHLYHKEGGKAPVEPLEAMTWNYSNPLEPKAEEIAKENNGYALEDVKDADGNVIVKKGELLSSFGQMRDDGTTSGACWIYTGQWTQKGNQMANRDNSDPSGLGNTLGWAFAWPANRRILYNRASADLSGKPWNPKRQLVKWNGKNWNYIDVADFGTAPPNAPTMPFIMQPEGVSGLFVRERMIDGAFPEHYEPLETPIGTNPLHPNVIYSPVARILPTDKADLGTSADFPYVGTTYRLTEHFHYWTKNSMINVIAQPEQFVEISEKLAAEKGITNGDKVRVWSKRGEIKAVAVVTKRIRPLVSDGKPIHTIGIPIHWGFAATTGAKKGYFANNLTVRSGDPSSNTPESKCMLLNIEKIVGA; the protein is encoded by the coding sequence ATGCAGATCTCAAGACGTAAGTTCTTTAAGGTCTGTGCAGGTGGTATGGCGGGTACTTCTGCTGCAATGTTGGGCTTTGCCCCGGCAACAGCACTAGCAGCCCCACGCGAGTACAAGCTCTTAAGAGCGAAAGAAACTCGCCAAACCTGTACTTACTGTGCTGTAGGCTGTGGCATGATAATGTATAGCCTAGGCGGTGAAGCAATGAATAGCAAAGGGAAACTTTTCCACATTGAAGGTGACTCTGACCACCCGGTAAGTCGCGGTGCATTATGCCCTAAAGGTGCAGGTGCATTAGATTATGTCAATAGTGATCGCCGTGTGCATTATCCGGAAGTACGTGAACCAGGTTCAAAAGAGTGGAAACGTATTTCATGGCATGAAGCGGTAGAGCGTATTGCCCGTCATATAAAAAATGACCGTGATGATAACTTTATTGAAAAAAATACAGAAGGTACACCGGTCAACCAGTGGCTGACAGCTGGTTTCTTAGCCGGTTCTGCATGTAGTAATGAAACAGGTATTATCACGCAGAAATGGATTCGTTCTCTCGGTATGGTCTTTACCGACAACCAAGCGAGTATCTGACACGGACCAACGGTAGCAAGTCTTGCTCCAACATTTGGTCGCGGTGCGATGACCAACCACTGGGTTGATATTAAGAACGCTGATCTTGTAATCGTTATGGGCGGTAACGCCGCTGAAGCTCACCCTGTTGGTTTCCGCTGGGCAATTGAGGCAAAAAAACAAAACGGTGCTAAGTTAATGGTGGTTGATCCACGCTTTAACCGTAGTGCTGCTGTTGCTGACATCTATATGCCGCTACGTCCGGGTACGGACATTGCGTTCCTGTTAGGTGCGGTCAACTACCTGTTGAAAAACGATAAAATTCAACACGAGTATGTCAAACACTATACCAATGCGACTTTCTTGGTGCATGAAGGCTTTAAATTTGAAGACGGTTTATTCACCGGCTACGATGAAGCTACCCGCACTTATAAAGATCGTTCGACTTGGGCATATCAAATGGACGAAGAAGGCAACCCGAAACGGGATATGACTCTTCAAGATCCTCGTTGTGTACTAAATATGCTGCGTGAACACGTTTCCCGCTATACACCTGAAATGGTCGAACGCATTACCGGTACATCACAAAAAGATTTCCTGATTTTCTGTGAAGAGATTGCTAAAACCTCTGCACCGGATAAAGCTGCAACTTTCCTTTATGCATTAGGTTGGACACAACACACCGTAGGTGCGCAAAATATTCGTTCTATGGCAATTATCCAGCTTCTGTGCGGTAACATCGGTGTTGCCGGTGGTGGGGTAAATGCTCTACGTGGTCACTCGAATGTACAAGGAATTACTGATTTAGGTTTATTCCCTGCACGATTACCTGCATACCTTCCTTTACCAAGCGAATCTGATGTTTCTCTAGAAGCATTCTTAGCACGAATTACGCCAAAAACGATGGGGGCAGGGCAAACCAACTACTGGCAGAATACGCCGAAATTCTTCATCAGTATGATGAAATCGTTCTATGGCGATAAAGCAACGCCGGAAAACGAGTTTGGTTTCCACTATCTGCCGAAATTACAGAAAGGCGGTATCGATCACTTCCGCTTCATTGAGCAGATGTACGAAGGCAAAATTAACGGTTATTTCTGTCAAGGAATGAACCCGATTGCCTCTTACCCGAACTCACAGAAGATCATCAAAGCGTTAAGTAATTTGAAATATTTAGTCATTTTTGACCCGCTTGTTACCGATACTTCCGAGTTCTGGAAAAATCACGGCGAGTTCAATAATGTTAATTCAGAAGAAATCCAAACTGAAGTATTCCGTTTACCAACTACTTGTTTCGCTGAAGAAGAAGGCTCAATTGCAAACTCCGGTCGTTGGTTACAATGGCATTGGAAGGCTTCTGATGCACCGGGTGAAGCAAAGCCGGATATTGATATTTTATCGGAAATCCGTGCAGAACTTATCCATCTTTACCATAAAGAAGGTGGAAAAGCACCGGTTGAGCCATTAGAAGCAATGACATGGAATTACAGCAACCCGTTAGAACCAAAAGCTGAGGAAATCGCAAAAGAAAACAACGGTTATGCATTAGAAGATGTAAAAGATGCTGATGGTAATGTGATTGTTAAAAAAGGCGAGTTACTTTCAAGTTTCGGTCAAATGCGTGATGACGGTACAACTTCCGGTGCATGCTGGATTTACACAGGTCAATGGACGCAAAAAGGTAACCAAATGGCAAATCGCGACAATTCTGATCCTTCAGGTTTAGGAAATACACTTGGTTGGGCATTTGCATGGCCTGCAAACCGTCGTATTTTATATAACCGTGCGTCAGCAGATTTAAGCGGTAAACCATGGAATCCGAAACGCCAGCTGGTTAAATGGAATGGTAAAAACTGGAACTATATTGATGTTGCTGACTTCGGTACAGCCCCACCAAATGCGCCAACAATGCCATTTATTATGCAACCAGAAGGGGTTTCAGGCTTGTTCGTGCGTGAACGTATGATTGATGGTGCGTTCCCAGAACACTATGAGCCGTTAGAAACACCGATCGGTACTAACCCGTTACACCCTAATGTAATTTATAGCCCTGTTGCCCGTATTTTACCAACGGATAAAGCGGATTTAGGTACAAGCGCGGATTTCCCTTATGTAGGGACAACATACCGTTTAACTGAGCATTTCCACTACTGGACGAAAAATTCAATGATCAACGTTATCGCTCAACCTGAGCAGTTCGTCGAGATTAGTGAAAAATTGGCTGCTGAAAAAGGTATTACTAATGGCGATAAAGTGCGAGTTTGGTCTAAACGTGGTGAAATTAAAGCAGTGGCTGTAGTGACAAAACGTATCCGTCCTTTAGTTTCAGACGGTAAACCAATTCACACCATAGGTATTCCTATTCACTGGGGATTTGCTGCAACAACCGGTGCGAAAAAAGGTTACTTCGCTAATAACTTAACTGTTCGTTCAGGTGATCCAAGTTCAAATACACCTGAATCGAAATGTATGTTGTTAAATATTGAGAAAATTGTGGGGGCATAA
- the metN gene encoding methionine ABC transporter ATP-binding protein MetN — translation MIQLKNISKQFEVKGKKITALDNVNLEVPKGTIYGVIGASGAGKSTLIRCVNLLERPTIGQVIVDGQDLTAMSDKELISARRNIAMIFQHFNLLSSQTVFENVALSLRLSHTPKDQVEKKVNELLALVGLTDRKDVYPANLSGGQKQRVAIARALASDPHVLLCDEATSALDPATTQSILQLLKDINKRLGLTILLITHEMEVVKRICDRVAVIDRGQLIESGSVSEIFSNPKTELAQKFIQSTFHFDLPQEYTEQLSSMPSKNSKPIIKFEFTGRSVDAPLLSIVSKKFGIDFSILMSQIDYAGGVKFGFVIAEVTGNPDSIAEAKFYLMDNNVKVEVLGYVG, via the coding sequence ATGATTCAGCTGAAAAATATCAGCAAACAATTTGAGGTAAAGGGCAAGAAAATTACTGCTCTAGATAATGTGAACCTAGAGGTTCCGAAAGGCACAATTTATGGTGTAATCGGAGCATCAGGAGCCGGGAAAAGTACCTTAATTCGTTGTGTTAATTTATTAGAACGTCCAACAATTGGGCAAGTGATTGTTGATGGGCAAGATTTAACGGCAATGTCGGATAAAGAGCTGATTTCAGCTCGCCGTAATATTGCAATGATTTTCCAACATTTTAATTTACTTTCTTCACAAACCGTATTTGAGAATGTGGCGTTGTCTTTGCGTTTAAGTCATACACCTAAAGATCAGGTTGAGAAAAAAGTAAATGAATTACTAGCGTTAGTCGGGTTAACTGATCGTAAAGACGTTTATCCGGCAAATCTTTCGGGTGGACAAAAACAGCGTGTGGCAATTGCCCGTGCGTTAGCAAGCGACCCGCATGTGTTACTTTGTGATGAAGCAACCAGTGCATTAGACCCGGCGACTACACAATCTATTCTTCAATTATTAAAAGATATTAATAAACGCTTAGGTTTAACTATTCTGTTGATTACACACGAAATGGAAGTGGTAAAACGTATTTGCGATCGTGTGGCAGTGATTGATAGAGGACAATTGATTGAGTCAGGCTCGGTAAGTGAGATTTTCTCTAATCCAAAAACAGAGTTGGCACAGAAGTTTATCCAATCGACTTTCCATTTTGATTTGCCACAAGAATATACCGAGCAGCTTTCCTCTATGCCAAGCAAAAATAGTAAGCCGATAATTAAATTTGAATTTACCGGCCGTTCAGTTGATGCTCCATTGCTGTCAATTGTATCGAAAAAATTTGGTATTGATTTTAGTATTTTGATGTCGCAAATTGATTATGCCGGTGGAGTAAAATTCGGTTTTGTCATTGCAGAAGTAACAGGAAATCCGGATTCTATTGCTGAGGCTAAGTTTTATTTAATGGATAATAATGTAAAAGTAGAGGTGTTAGGCTATGTGGGCTGA
- the fdxH gene encoding formate dehydrogenase subunit beta — MGVIQSQNIIKASATSGLTPSPQARGHQVEVAKLIDVTTCIGCKACQVGCSEWNDIRSDVNAACVGVYDNPADLNAKAWTVMKFNEVEENDRLEWLIRKDGCMHCSEPGCLKACPSPGAIIQYANGIVDFQSDKCIGCGYCIAGCPFNIPRMNPEDNRVYKCTLCVDRVTVGQEPACVKTCPTGAIRFGSKEEMKHYAQTRIADLKSRGYENAGLYDPEGVGGTHVMYVLHHADKPELYSGLPKDPKIDPTITLWKDVLKPVAAVAMGGLALSAAAHYISIGPNNEEDVEDHHEETK, encoded by the coding sequence ATGGGTGTAATTCAATCACAAAACATTATTAAAGCCTCTGCAACGTCAGGTTTAACCCCTTCACCTCAAGCCCGCGGGCATCAGGTTGAAGTGGCAAAACTGATTGATGTAACAACCTGTATCGGTTGCAAGGCTTGTCAAGTAGGTTGCTCGGAATGGAATGATATCCGCTCTGATGTCAATGCGGCTTGCGTTGGCGTATATGATAACCCTGCGGATTTGAATGCAAAAGCATGGACGGTAATGAAATTCAACGAAGTTGAAGAAAATGACCGCTTGGAATGGCTAATTCGTAAAGATGGCTGTATGCATTGCTCTGAGCCGGGCTGCTTAAAGGCTTGCCCTTCTCCGGGTGCAATTATTCAATATGCGAACGGTATTGTTGATTTCCAATCCGACAAATGTATCGGTTGCGGTTATTGTATCGCTGGCTGTCCGTTTAACATTCCACGTATGAATCCGGAAGATAACCGTGTTTATAAATGTACGCTTTGTGTTGACCGTGTTACTGTTGGTCAAGAACCTGCTTGCGTGAAAACGTGTCCGACCGGTGCAATTCGTTTCGGTAGCAAAGAAGAGATGAAACATTATGCGCAAACGCGTATTGCTGATCTAAAATCTCGTGGCTATGAAAACGCCGGATTATACGATCCGGAGGGAGTGGGTGGTACGCACGTAATGTATGTATTACACCATGCAGATAAACCTGAGCTTTACTCCGGTTTACCAAAAGATCCGAAAATCGACCCAACTATTACGCTCTGGAAAGATGTTCTCAAACCAGTAGCTGCGGTTGCAATGGGGGGGTTAGCATTAAGTGCCGCTGCACATTACATCAGCATTGGTCCAAACAATGAAGAAGATGTAGAAGATCATCACGAGGAGACAAAATAA
- the fdhD gene encoding formate dehydrogenase accessory sulfurtransferase FdhD, with protein MNKITKKTAKKLSFSINGIEKQNCEDNLISEVPVALVYNGISHTVMMTTPIDLDDFALGFSLAEGILNTPQELYGLDIIEQPTGIEIQLEISTRQFVLLKDKRRSMAGRTGCGICGVEQLEQVNQSCKIVKKNNRLQAVNPLILEHCLAQLEKAQYLSKETGASHAAAFFSPEGELLAIREDVGRHVALDKLIGWYAKVGFPIGFVFVTSRASFEMVQKCLAVGIEMLCAISATTEMAVNMATENAFTLLAFTRKGKATIYSGEERISLD; from the coding sequence GTGAATAAGATCACAAAAAAAACGGCCAAAAAATTATCATTTTCAATTAACGGAATTGAAAAACAGAATTGTGAGGATAATTTGATTTCAGAAGTGCCTGTCGCGTTAGTCTATAATGGTATTTCGCACACGGTTATGATGACTACACCAATAGATTTAGACGATTTTGCACTTGGATTCTCTTTAGCGGAAGGTATTTTAAACACCCCCCAAGAGCTATATGGATTAGATATTATTGAGCAACCTACAGGAATTGAAATTCAGTTGGAAATTTCTACCCGTCAATTTGTGTTATTAAAAGATAAGCGTCGCTCAATGGCAGGAAGAACAGGTTGTGGAATTTGTGGTGTTGAGCAATTAGAGCAAGTTAATCAAAGTTGTAAAATTGTTAAAAAAAATAACCGCTTGCAGGCGGTAAATCCACTGATTTTAGAACATTGTTTAGCTCAGCTTGAGAAAGCTCAATATTTATCAAAAGAGACCGGTGCCAGCCATGCTGCTGCATTTTTCAGCCCTGAAGGAGAATTATTGGCAATTCGAGAAGATGTTGGTAGGCATGTCGCATTAGATAAACTCATAGGTTGGTACGCTAAAGTTGGTTTTCCTATCGGTTTTGTATTTGTCACCAGCAGAGCGAGTTTTGAAATGGTTCAGAAGTGTTTGGCTGTTGGGATAGAAATGTTGTGTGCCATTTCAGCAACCACCGAAATGGCTGTGAATATGGCAACTGAGAATGCATTTACCTTATTAGCCTTTACCCGTAAAGGGAAAGCTACAATTTATTCCGGAGAAGAGAGAATCTCTTTAGATTAA
- a CDS encoding peptidylprolyl isomerase produces the protein MITLHTNFGDIKIELNFEKAPITAKNFEDYCKEGFYNGTIFHRVIDGFMIQGGGMTAGMSEKATKAPIQNEASNGLSNKRGTLSMARTSDPHSASSQFFINVADNNFLDYRSKEMFGKTVVQEWGYAVFGEVVEGMDVVDKIKGVKTGNKGFHQDVPKEDVVIESVTVA, from the coding sequence ATGATTACATTACATACTAATTTTGGCGACATTAAAATTGAATTAAACTTTGAAAAAGCGCCGATTACGGCCAAGAACTTTGAAGATTACTGTAAAGAAGGTTTTTATAACGGTACTATTTTCCACCGTGTGATTGATGGTTTTATGATTCAAGGCGGTGGTATGACAGCTGGTATGTCAGAAAAAGCAACTAAAGCACCAATCCAAAATGAAGCTAGCAACGGTTTAAGCAACAAGCGTGGTACACTTTCAATGGCTCGTACTTCAGATCCTCATTCGGCCAGCTCGCAATTTTTCATCAATGTGGCAGACAATAATTTCTTAGATTACCGTTCAAAAGAGATGTTTGGTAAAACTGTAGTACAAGAATGGGGCTATGCGGTATTTGGCGAAGTGGTTGAAGGTATGGATGTAGTGGATAAAATTAAAGGTGTAAAAACCGGCAATAAAGGCTTCCACCAAGATGTACCAAAAGAAGATGTTGTGATTGAGTCAGTCACTGTGGCTTAA
- a CDS encoding formate dehydrogenase subunit gamma, with protein MSKVTISNDTKIVRHKRPARLSHWLLVLCFFMTGLSGLAFFFPDMAWIAEILGTPALARFLHPFTGIVMFLAFINLARIYWRHNLPEKNDIRWAKGIVEVLKGNEHAVADNGKYNFGQKMLFWTLILAMVTLLATGIIMWRQYFSHNFSIPVIRIAILLHSASAFMLFTGIMVHIYMAFWVKGSIRGMVEGWVTVRWAKKHHPKWYREEVLPKLEKEIAEQNSK; from the coding sequence ATGAGCAAAGTGACTATTAGCAACGATACCAAAATCGTACGCCATAAACGTCCTGCACGTTTAAGCCACTGGCTTTTGGTTCTCTGTTTCTTTATGACTGGTTTATCAGGATTAGCATTTTTCTTCCCTGATATGGCGTGGATTGCCGAGATTCTTGGCACCCCTGCATTAGCGAGATTCTTGCATCCATTCACAGGTATTGTGATGTTTTTAGCTTTCATCAACCTTGCTCGCATTTACTGGCGACATAACCTTCCAGAAAAGAATGATATTCGCTGGGCAAAAGGCATTGTTGAGGTTCTAAAAGGTAACGAGCATGCTGTTGCCGATAACGGTAAATACAACTTCGGACAAAAAATGCTGTTTTGGACATTGATTTTAGCAATGGTAACTTTACTGGCTACTGGAATTATTATGTGGAGACAATACTTCTCGCATAATTTCTCAATTCCGGTAATTCGAATTGCTATTTTACTTCACTCTGCAAGTGCATTTATGTTATTTACCGGCATTATGGTGCATATCTACATGGCATTCTGGGTGAAAGGCTCAATTCGTGGTATGGTTGAAGGTTGGGTAACCGTTCGCTGGGCGAAAAAACACCATCCGAAATGGTACCGTGAAGAAGTACTACCGAAGTTAGAAAAAGAAATCGCTGAACAAAACAGCAAATAA
- the cysS gene encoding cysteine--tRNA ligase, protein MLKIYNTLKREKEEFKPINSEQVGMYVCGVTVYDLCHFGHGRTFVSFDVIARYLRYSGYNLRYVRNITDVDDKIIKRALENNETCDELVERMIAEMHQDFDDLNILRPDVEPRATKHIPEIIAMVEKLIKNGNAYVAADGDVMFDVESFNKYGALSRQNLEQLQAGARVEIKSVKKSPMDFVLWKMSKEGEPSWESPWGNGRPGWHIECSAMNSKELGEHFDIHGGGADLMFPHHENEIAQSCCAHGGDYVNYWLHTGMLTIDKEKMSKSLGNFFSIRHMLGLYDAESLRYFFLTAHYRSLLDYSVENLDLARSALERLYTALRGCDLADVATAGEQYVEAFKTAMDDDFNTPGALAVLFEMAREVNKLKTEDMLKANALAVRLKELAGVLGLLEQDPDIFLKGNTNDDESAEIEALIKQRNEAKASKNWAVADEVRDKLKAMNIVLEDTPNGTIWRKA, encoded by the coding sequence ATGCTCAAAATTTATAACACCCTAAAACGGGAAAAAGAAGAATTTAAACCGATTAATTCTGAGCAGGTGGGAATGTATGTCTGTGGCGTAACCGTTTACGATCTTTGTCATTTCGGGCATGGGCGTACTTTTGTCTCTTTTGATGTAATCGCTCGTTATTTACGTTATTCGGGCTACAATTTGCGTTATGTCCGCAATATTACTGATGTGGACGATAAAATCATCAAACGTGCATTAGAAAATAACGAAACTTGCGATGAGTTAGTTGAGCGAATGATTGCGGAAATGCATCAAGATTTTGACGATTTAAACATTTTACGGCCTGATGTTGAGCCTCGAGCAACCAAACATATCCCTGAAATTATTGCCATGGTCGAAAAGTTGATTAAAAATGGCAACGCTTATGTCGCCGCGGATGGCGATGTGATGTTTGATGTAGAGTCATTCAATAAATATGGGGCGTTATCTCGTCAAAACTTGGAGCAACTCCAAGCAGGAGCAAGAGTTGAAATTAAATCGGTGAAAAAAAGCCCGATGGATTTCGTATTATGGAAAATGTCGAAAGAGGGCGAGCCAAGTTGGGAAAGCCCATGGGGCAATGGTCGCCCGGGCTGGCATATTGAATGCTCGGCAATGAACAGCAAAGAGCTAGGCGAACATTTTGATATTCATGGCGGCGGCGCGGATTTAATGTTTCCACATCACGAAAATGAAATTGCTCAATCTTGCTGTGCCCATGGTGGTGATTATGTAAACTACTGGTTACACACCGGAATGTTAACCATTGATAAAGAGAAGATGTCTAAATCACTGGGTAATTTCTTCAGTATTCGCCATATGTTAGGCTTATATGATGCGGAATCACTACGTTATTTCTTCTTAACAGCACATTACCGCTCATTGTTAGACTACAGTGTGGAAAACCTTGATTTAGCTCGCTCTGCATTAGAACGCTTATACACAGCCCTGCGTGGTTGTGATCTGGCTGATGTGGCAACGGCAGGAGAGCAATATGTTGAAGCTTTCAAAACCGCAATGGACGATGATTTCAACACACCGGGTGCATTAGCTGTTTTGTTCGAAATGGCTCGTGAAGTGAACAAGCTCAAAACTGAAGATATGCTAAAAGCCAATGCTTTGGCTGTACGCTTAAAGGAACTTGCAGGTGTATTAGGGTTGTTAGAGCAAGATCCGGATATTTTCTTAAAAGGAAATACTAACGATGATGAAAGCGCTGAAATTGAAGCACTGATTAAACAACGCAACGAAGCAAAAGCTAGCAAAAACTGGGCAGTTGCTGATGAAGTGCGAGACAAACTCAAAGCGATGAATATCGTTTTAGAAGATACCCCAAACGGCACAATTTGGCGTAAAGCTTAA